A region of Pyxidicoccus parkwaysis DNA encodes the following proteins:
- a CDS encoding DUF523 domain-containing protein, producing MTDPGSSAREDRVAALREARVVLVSACLLGEACRFDGRSKRSEPVMAALEGKEVVPMCPEVGGGLPIPRPPVELSDGTGVDVWAGRARALEREAGVDRTEAFLRGARMALEAARKFGATVALLKEKSPSCGSQHVYEAGKLRSGEGITAALLRAEGITVLSDEDL from the coding sequence ATGACGGACCCGGGCTCGTCCGCCCGTGAGGACCGCGTCGCCGCGCTGCGCGAGGCCCGCGTGGTGCTGGTGAGCGCGTGCCTCCTCGGCGAGGCGTGCCGGTTCGACGGGCGCTCCAAGCGCTCCGAGCCGGTGATGGCGGCACTGGAGGGCAAGGAAGTCGTCCCCATGTGCCCGGAGGTGGGCGGAGGCCTGCCCATTCCCCGTCCCCCGGTGGAGCTCAGCGACGGCACCGGCGTGGACGTCTGGGCGGGACGCGCACGCGCACTGGAGCGCGAGGCCGGCGTGGACCGCACCGAGGCCTTCCTGCGCGGCGCGCGGATGGCGCTGGAGGCGGCACGGAAGTTCGGCGCGACGGTGGCCCTGCTGAAGGAGAAAAGCCCTTCGTGCGGAAGCCAACACGTGTACGAGGCCGGCAAGTTGCGTTCCGGTGAAGGCATCACCGCCGCGCTCCTGCGCGCCGAGGGCATCACCGTCCTCAGCGACGAGGACTTGTAA
- a CDS encoding CHASE2 domain-containing protein: MPSGMTSFLSRHRFELLALVLAAASCALHVWVERTPSVGLVSGKDADVPLLARGIRLLEGKATDLQFRIRGPRTVDPRVVVVAVDEKSARAHGRWPWPRDLVAKGIDNLREAGASAIGLDMIFADEDPENGARSADENARILRHLLDAEDPAKALAEVRASLAAGAPSSRDSLLAAALSRAPQSVQGVMVYPSMDREQFASREAEWAALLEPHLLRSFPGAVPGSSFDVDVKSVPGWRNYSAQLPLPELARASERIGHFSAVMDLDGTLRRMPVFAKLEGPGGFLPALSVQTAAAFYGAQVEPLYDADEGALAGARLRRASDAPVIVPTPLSEPFTLINYPGPSGSFTTLSMADVLDGSFDKKDVKGKAVLVGVTLLGNYDQRVTPFREFEPGVYVHAAFLSNILAQDFLTRPEGLIGLELLFMVGAAVLLARLLPYVRYSWKLGAVALLAAAWLTVAQVLFARGIQVATVMPMLSLFTSAFGVLFLGYRTVDQEKARLRHTFQHYLDASVMEQVLAHPERLKLGGERKELTVLFSDIRGFTTLSERMSPEGLVTFINQYLTPMTGVVFAHGGTLDKYIGDAIMCFWGAPVDQPDHALRACRTALGFLDKLQELKVRWRAAGLPEVDIGVGVNTGPMNVGHMGTESRFNYTVMGDAVNLASRLEGLNKEYGTRILVAEGTYLQVREHVIARRLGAVRVKGKQEPVAIYELRAMGRPEGADAEAIRVFEEGVDRFIARDWDAAQQRFQRTLELWPEDVPSRRYAEAAAAFRTLPPGQDWDGVFTATTK; this comes from the coding sequence ATGCCCTCCGGGATGACCTCCTTCCTCTCGCGCCATCGCTTCGAGCTGCTCGCCCTGGTGCTCGCCGCTGCCTCCTGCGCCCTGCATGTATGGGTGGAGCGCACGCCCTCCGTGGGGCTCGTGTCGGGGAAAGACGCGGACGTGCCGCTGCTGGCTCGAGGCATCCGCCTGCTGGAAGGCAAGGCCACCGACCTCCAGTTCCGCATCCGAGGCCCCCGGACCGTCGACCCGCGCGTCGTCGTGGTGGCCGTGGACGAGAAGAGCGCCCGCGCTCACGGACGCTGGCCGTGGCCTCGGGACCTCGTGGCCAAGGGCATCGACAACCTGCGAGAGGCCGGCGCATCCGCCATCGGCCTCGACATGATTTTCGCGGACGAGGACCCGGAGAACGGCGCCCGCTCCGCGGACGAGAACGCCCGAATCCTGCGGCACCTGCTGGACGCGGAGGACCCGGCCAAAGCCCTCGCCGAGGTACGCGCGAGCCTCGCCGCCGGAGCACCGTCCTCGCGCGACAGCCTCCTCGCCGCTGCGCTGTCCCGCGCGCCTCAGTCCGTCCAGGGAGTGATGGTGTACCCGTCCATGGACCGCGAGCAGTTCGCCTCGCGCGAGGCGGAGTGGGCCGCGCTGCTGGAGCCGCACCTGTTGCGCAGCTTCCCCGGTGCCGTTCCGGGCTCCTCCTTCGACGTGGACGTGAAGTCGGTGCCGGGCTGGCGCAACTACTCCGCGCAGCTCCCCCTGCCGGAGCTGGCGCGGGCCAGCGAGCGCATCGGCCACTTCAGCGCGGTCATGGATTTGGACGGCACGCTGCGCCGCATGCCCGTCTTCGCGAAGCTGGAGGGCCCTGGCGGCTTCCTCCCGGCGCTCAGCGTGCAGACGGCCGCGGCGTTCTACGGCGCGCAGGTGGAGCCGCTGTACGACGCGGATGAGGGCGCTCTCGCCGGGGCCCGACTGCGCCGTGCGAGCGATGCTCCCGTCATCGTCCCCACGCCCCTGTCCGAGCCCTTCACGCTCATCAACTACCCCGGCCCCTCCGGCAGCTTCACCACGCTGAGCATGGCGGACGTGCTCGACGGCTCCTTCGACAAGAAGGACGTGAAGGGCAAGGCCGTGCTCGTCGGGGTCACGCTGCTCGGCAACTACGACCAGCGCGTCACGCCGTTCCGCGAGTTCGAGCCCGGCGTCTACGTCCACGCCGCGTTCCTCTCCAACATCCTCGCGCAGGACTTCCTCACCCGGCCCGAGGGGCTCATCGGCCTGGAGCTGCTCTTCATGGTGGGCGCGGCGGTGCTGCTCGCCCGGCTGCTGCCTTACGTGCGCTACTCGTGGAAGCTGGGCGCGGTGGCGCTGTTGGCCGCCGCGTGGCTCACCGTGGCTCAGGTCCTCTTCGCACGCGGCATCCAGGTGGCCACCGTGATGCCGATGCTGTCCCTCTTCACCTCCGCGTTCGGCGTCCTCTTCCTCGGCTACCGCACCGTGGACCAGGAGAAGGCGCGCCTGCGCCACACCTTCCAGCACTACCTGGACGCCAGCGTCATGGAGCAGGTGCTGGCCCACCCCGAGCGTCTCAAGCTCGGCGGCGAGCGTAAGGAGCTCACCGTCCTCTTCTCCGACATCCGCGGCTTCACCACGCTGTCCGAGCGCATGTCGCCCGAGGGCCTGGTCACCTTCATCAACCAGTACCTCACGCCGATGACGGGCGTGGTGTTCGCCCACGGGGGCACGCTCGACAAGTACATCGGCGACGCCATCATGTGCTTCTGGGGCGCGCCGGTGGACCAGCCGGACCACGCGCTGCGCGCCTGCCGCACGGCGCTGGGCTTCCTCGACAAGCTCCAGGAGCTCAAGGTCCGCTGGCGCGCCGCCGGCCTGCCCGAAGTGGACATCGGCGTGGGCGTCAACACCGGCCCGATGAACGTGGGCCACATGGGCACCGAGTCGCGCTTCAACTACACCGTCATGGGCGACGCCGTGAATCTCGCCTCGCGCCTCGAGGGGCTCAACAAGGAGTACGGCACCCGCATCCTCGTCGCGGAAGGGACGTACCTCCAGGTGAGGGAGCACGTCATCGCCCGACGTCTGGGCGCCGTGCGCGTGAAGGGCAAGCAGGAGCCCGTGGCCATCTACGAGTTGCGCGCCATGGGCCGGCCCGAAGGCGCGGACGCCGAGGCCATCCGCGTCTTCGAGGAGGGCGTGGACCGTTTCATCGCTCGTGACTGGGACGCCGCACAGCAACGCTTCCAGCGCACGCTGGAGCTGTGGCCGGAGGACGTGCCGTCGCGCCGCTACGCCGAGGCCGCCGCCGCGTTCCGCACGCTGCCACCGGGTCAGGACTGGGATGGCGTCTTCACCGCCACGACCAAGTAG
- the purM gene encoding phosphoribosylformylglycinamidine cyclo-ligase, with product MGTTYKQSGVDIEAGDAFVERIKPYAARTMRPEVVAGVGGFGGLFALPPGKYKEPVLVAGTDGVGTKLKVAFSAGRHGTVGIDLVAMSVNDILTCGAEPLFFLDYFATGRLEVDAAAEVVKGIALGCEQAGCTLLGGETAEMPGFYARGEYDLAGFCVGVVERSAIIDGKSVKPGDALIGLTSSGLHSNGYSLARKVLLDDAKLALDATPEGLDRPLGDALLEPTRIYVKDALALCQAVKVKGMAHITGSGIPGNLPRCLPDGTRAVLSEKTWTKPPIFDLIAKRGGVARDEMFNTFNMGLGLIVVVAKEDVAQALSVLKARGVQATEVGRVEAGQGEATAVIEP from the coding sequence GTGGGAACGACCTACAAGCAGTCCGGAGTGGACATCGAGGCCGGCGACGCGTTCGTCGAGCGCATCAAACCCTATGCCGCGCGCACCATGCGCCCCGAGGTGGTGGCCGGGGTGGGTGGCTTCGGCGGCCTGTTCGCCCTGCCGCCCGGCAAGTACAAGGAGCCGGTGCTGGTGGCCGGCACGGACGGCGTGGGCACCAAGCTGAAGGTGGCCTTCTCCGCCGGGCGCCACGGCACGGTGGGCATCGACCTCGTCGCCATGTCGGTGAACGACATCCTCACCTGCGGCGCCGAGCCCCTGTTCTTCCTCGACTACTTCGCCACCGGCCGGCTGGAGGTGGACGCCGCCGCCGAGGTGGTGAAGGGCATCGCCCTCGGCTGTGAGCAGGCCGGGTGCACGCTGCTCGGCGGCGAGACGGCGGAGATGCCGGGCTTCTACGCGCGAGGCGAGTACGACCTGGCGGGCTTCTGCGTGGGCGTGGTGGAGCGCTCGGCCATCATCGACGGCAAGAGCGTGAAGCCCGGTGACGCGCTCATCGGCCTCACCTCCTCCGGCCTGCACAGCAACGGCTACTCGCTGGCGCGCAAGGTGCTGCTGGACGACGCGAAGCTGGCGCTGGACGCGACGCCGGAAGGCCTCGACAGGCCGCTCGGCGATGCGCTGCTGGAGCCCACGCGCATCTACGTGAAGGACGCGCTCGCGCTGTGCCAGGCGGTGAAGGTGAAGGGCATGGCCCACATCACCGGCAGCGGCATTCCGGGCAACCTGCCCCGTTGCCTGCCCGACGGCACGCGCGCGGTGCTGAGCGAGAAGACGTGGACGAAGCCGCCCATCTTCGACCTCATCGCCAAGCGCGGCGGCGTGGCGCGCGACGAGATGTTCAACACGTTCAACATGGGCCTGGGCCTCATCGTCGTGGTGGCGAAGGAGGACGTGGCGCAGGCGCTGAGCGTGTTGAAGGCGCGCGGCGTGCAGGCCACCGAGGTGGGCCGCGTGGAAGCCGGCCAGGGCGAGGCGACGGCGGTCATCGAGCCATGA
- a CDS encoding enoyl-CoA hydratase/isomerase family protein, whose translation MSDDVLLETRGAVGVVTLNRPKALNALDLGMCRAMYPRLDAWAKDPAVKAVVIRGAGGRAFCAGGDVRAVAASLSTPQGEGQARLSREFFRAEYALNHLIHHFGKPFIALVDGICMGGGLGLSVHGAYRVVTEKLVLAMPETAIGLFPDVGGGWFLPRFPGESGTYLGLTGARCSAADALWLGYATHHVESARLDAVLEALVGAEWGSGTASAVVERVLAGFHADPGTSALGVQHAGIDRCFAAERVDDILQALEAEGTPWAQETWATLMRMCPMSLKVTLHQLRMGRTRDYDEMVTVEYLLSQTMTARADFREGIRAVLVDKDNKPRWQPPTLSDVSDADVEACFAPLPGNDWSPPAR comes from the coding sequence GATGTACCCCCGGCTCGACGCCTGGGCGAAGGACCCGGCGGTGAAGGCGGTGGTCATCCGGGGCGCGGGCGGCCGGGCCTTCTGTGCGGGAGGCGACGTGCGCGCGGTCGCCGCGTCGCTGTCCACGCCGCAGGGCGAGGGCCAGGCGCGCCTCTCCCGCGAGTTCTTCCGCGCCGAGTACGCGCTCAACCACCTCATCCACCACTTCGGCAAGCCGTTCATCGCGCTGGTGGACGGCATCTGCATGGGCGGCGGGCTGGGGCTGTCCGTCCACGGCGCGTACCGCGTCGTCACCGAGAAGCTGGTGCTGGCCATGCCCGAGACGGCGATTGGCCTCTTCCCCGACGTGGGCGGAGGCTGGTTCCTCCCGCGCTTCCCGGGCGAGTCGGGCACGTACCTCGGCCTCACGGGCGCGCGGTGCAGCGCGGCGGATGCGCTGTGGCTCGGCTATGCGACGCACCACGTGGAGTCCGCGCGGCTGGACGCGGTGCTGGAGGCGCTGGTGGGCGCGGAGTGGGGAAGCGGCACGGCGAGCGCGGTGGTGGAGCGGGTGCTCGCGGGCTTCCACGCGGACCCCGGGACTTCAGCCCTGGGCGTGCAGCACGCCGGCATCGACCGGTGCTTCGCGGCGGAGCGGGTGGACGACATCCTCCAGGCGCTCGAGGCGGAGGGCACGCCGTGGGCTCAGGAGACGTGGGCCACGCTGATGCGCATGTGCCCCATGAGCCTCAAGGTGACGCTGCACCAGCTCCGCATGGGCCGCACGCGCGACTACGACGAGATGGTGACGGTGGAGTACCTCCTCAGCCAGACGATGACGGCGCGCGCGGACTTCCGCGAGGGCATCCGCGCGGTGCTCGTGGACAAGGACAACAAGCCGCGCTGGCAGCCGCCCACGCTGTCCGACGTGTCCGATGCCGACGTCGAAGCGTGCTTCGCGCCGCTACCGGGGAACGACTGGTCGCCACCCGCCCGGTAG
- the purN gene encoding phosphoribosylglycinamide formyltransferase encodes MSVKRARLGVLVSGSGSNLQALLDACAQEGFPAEVACVLSNVPTAFALERARKAGVPAVVVDHKAFASKTDFEKALLDALRGAGVEWVCLAGFMRLLSADFLGHYAGRVLNIHPSLLPAFPGLHAQRQALERGVKVAGCTVHFVDAGTDTGPIIAQAAVPVLPDDDEKSLSARILTEEHRLYPLAVRLAVTGKVAMDGTRTRVDAQPAVGELSLRSPGAPRS; translated from the coding sequence ATGAGCGTGAAGCGGGCGCGGCTGGGAGTGCTCGTCAGCGGCAGCGGGAGCAACCTGCAGGCGTTGCTGGACGCGTGCGCGCAGGAGGGCTTCCCGGCCGAGGTGGCCTGCGTGCTCTCCAACGTGCCCACCGCCTTCGCGCTGGAGCGCGCGCGCAAGGCGGGCGTGCCCGCGGTGGTGGTGGACCACAAGGCCTTCGCCTCGAAGACGGACTTCGAGAAGGCGCTGCTGGACGCGCTGCGCGGCGCGGGCGTGGAGTGGGTGTGCCTGGCGGGCTTCATGCGCCTGTTGAGCGCGGACTTCCTGGGGCACTACGCGGGGCGGGTGCTGAACATCCACCCTTCCCTGCTCCCGGCCTTCCCGGGGCTGCATGCACAGCGGCAGGCGCTGGAGCGCGGGGTGAAGGTGGCCGGCTGCACCGTGCACTTCGTGGACGCGGGCACGGACACGGGCCCCATCATCGCGCAGGCCGCCGTGCCGGTGCTGCCGGACGATGACGAGAAGTCGCTGAGCGCGCGCATCCTCACCGAGGAGCACCGCCTCTACCCGCTCGCCGTGCGGCTGGCGGTGACGGGCAAGGTGGCGATGGACGGGACGCGCACGCGCGTGGACGCGCAGCCCGCGGTGGGAGAGTTGTCCCTGCGGAGCCCCGGAGCACCGCGCTCATGA